A single Cucumis melo cultivar AY chromosome 4, USDA_Cmelo_AY_1.0, whole genome shotgun sequence DNA region contains:
- the LOC103486977 gene encoding pentatricopeptide repeat-containing protein At1g61870, mitochondrial-like, producing the protein MAAALPRTPRRLFLISRLHSFAYSTTLPLQPNSDSPFSSFRAAKSAILSQSDPEKLAQSFIQASSFPSFRRYRPIYHQSIRKLARAQRFDLIDDIIQSHLKSPSATSEGFWIRLIMLYSSVGMVSQALHILDQAILHKPCNLSEKSLCAILSVYLDNSMPEKVHEMFRSTPEKIGVTPTVISHNLVLKAFVRQNDLPSARNWIDELYKDDAKVIPNIDSYTILLGAYWSNGDMVGFDEIMKEILNRGLEFNIATYNYRISRLCKNKECARAKKILDEMISKDVKPNSSSYDSIIHGYCDVGDIESAMKILKGMLEDGHVSPTSRIYFRLIRSMVKEGEFDLALDTCRQMLKRRWVPPFETMEALVRGLVAMSKVEEAKEVVEKMKKRLKGPAVDSWRKIEATLAL; encoded by the coding sequence ATGGCTGCGGCTCTCCCCAGAACTCCAAGACGCCTGTTTCTCATTTCCAGACTCCATTCTTTCGCATATTCAACTACTCTACCCCTTCAACCAAACTCCGATTCCCCCTTCTCTTCATTTCGTGCTGCTAAATCTGCCATTTTGTCTCAATCCGATCCCGAAAAGCTTGCTCAATCCTTCATCCAAGCTTCCAGCTTTCCTTCCTTCCGCCGCTACCGCCCAATCTACCACCAGTCCATCCGCAAACTCGCCCGTGCCCAACGCTTCGACCTCATTGACGACATAATTCAATCCCACCTCAAATCCCCCTCCGCCACTTCTGAGGGCTTCTGGATCCGCCTCATCATGCTCTACTCTAGCGTTGGCATGGTCAGTCAAGCTCTCCACATTCTTGATCAGGCAATCCTTCACAAACCCTGCAATCTGTCGGAGAAATCGCTCTGTGCTATTCTCTCTGTTTATCTCGACAATTCCATGCCTGAAAAGGTCCACGAGATGTTCAGATCCACTCCGGAGAAGATTGGTGTTACTCCGACGGTCATTTCCCACAATCTGGTATTGAAGGCTTTTGTTCGGCAAAACGATCTTCCATCGGCTCGGAACTGGATCGATGAGTTGTACAAGGACGATGCTAAGGTCATCCCTAACATTGACTCCTACACTATTTTGCTAGGAGCTTACTGGAGCAACGGCGATATGGTTGGATTCGATGAGATCATGAAGGAAATTTTAAACAGAGGTTTGGAGTTCAATATAGCTACTTACAATTACAGGATTTCGAGATTGTGCAAAAACAAGGAGTGTGCTCGGGCCAAGAAAATACTGGATGAGATGATTTCAAAGGATGTGAAACCCAATTCTAGTAGCTATGATTCAATCATCCATGGCTACTGCGATGTCGGGGATATCGAATCCGCTATGAAAATTCTGAAGGGTATGTTGGAAGATGGCCATGTTTCTCCTACTTCTCGAATCTATTTTCGTTTGATTCGAAGCATGGTTAAGGAGGGGGAGTTTGATTTGGCATTGGACACATGTAGACAGATGTTAAAGAGGAGATGGGTTCCTCCATTTGAGACAATGGAGGCCCTGGTTCGTGGGTTGGTGGCTATGTCAAAGGTTGAAGAGGCAAAAGAGGTTgttgagaagatgaagaagaggcTCAAAGGGCCTGCTGTCGATTCATGGAGAAAAATTGAAGCTACTCTTGCTCTGTAG
- the LOC103486978 gene encoding transcription factor MYB106-like isoform X2 has product MGRSPYCDSSGLKKGPWTPEEDHKLLAYIHQHGHGSWRALPSKAGLERCGKSCRLRWTNYLRPDIKRGKFSLQEEQAIEQLHALLGNRWSAIATHLPKRTDNEIKNYWNTHLKKKLIKMGIDPITHKPMKNNNEEMKVKSNMNNSTLSHMAQWETARLEAEERLARQHKIQPIPSSSSGRVESPTTSSTATENCQHLAGESGVADDLPSSGSGSAESKNYGWPDTILDEFLRF; this is encoded by the exons ATGGGAAGGTCTCCTTACTGCGACAGCTCGGGGTTGAAGAAAGGGCCATGGACGCCTGAAGAAGATCACAAGCTCTTAGCTTACATTCACCAGCACGGCCATGGAAGCTGGCGTGCCTTGCCCTCCAAAGCCG gtCTTGAGAGATGCGGAAAGAGTTGTAGACTTCGATGGACGAATTATCTCCGACCGGACATCAAAAGAGGAAAGTTCAGTTTGCAGGAAGAGCAAGCAATCGAACAGTTGCATGCCCTCCTTGGAAACAG GTGGTCTGCCATAGCAACACATTTACCTAAGAGAACGGATAACGAGATCAAAAACTATTGGAATACACATCTGAAGAAAAAGCTGATAAAAATGGGGATAGATCCAATCACTCACAAACCCATGAAGAACAATAATGAAGAAATGAAGGTGAAAAGTAATATGAATAATTCGACCCTTAGCCACATGGCTCAATGGGAAACAGCTCGACTCGAAGCAGAAGAAAGATTGGCTCGTCAACATAAGATTCAACcaattccttcttcttcttcag GCCGAGTGGAGTCTCCAACTACATCGTCAACTGCCACCGAAAACTGCCAACATTTGGCCGGAGAGAGTGGTGTTGCGGATGATCTGCCGTCGTCGGGAAGTGGCAGCGCCGAGAGCAAGAATTATGGATGGCCGGACACCATTCTTGATGAATTTCTAAGATTCTGA
- the LOC103486978 gene encoding transcription factor MYB106-like isoform X1: MGRSPYCDSSGLKKGPWTPEEDHKLLAYIHQHGHGSWRALPSKAGLERCGKSCRLRWTNYLRPDIKRGKFSLQEEQAIEQLHALLGNRWSAIATHLPKRTDNEIKNYWNTHLKKKLIKMGIDPITHKPMKNNNEEMKVKSNMNNSTLSHMAQWETARLEAEERLARQHKIQPIPSSSSEGRVESPTTSSTATENCQHLAGESGVADDLPSSGSGSAESKNYGWPDTILDEFLRF; the protein is encoded by the exons ATGGGAAGGTCTCCTTACTGCGACAGCTCGGGGTTGAAGAAAGGGCCATGGACGCCTGAAGAAGATCACAAGCTCTTAGCTTACATTCACCAGCACGGCCATGGAAGCTGGCGTGCCTTGCCCTCCAAAGCCG gtCTTGAGAGATGCGGAAAGAGTTGTAGACTTCGATGGACGAATTATCTCCGACCGGACATCAAAAGAGGAAAGTTCAGTTTGCAGGAAGAGCAAGCAATCGAACAGTTGCATGCCCTCCTTGGAAACAG GTGGTCTGCCATAGCAACACATTTACCTAAGAGAACGGATAACGAGATCAAAAACTATTGGAATACACATCTGAAGAAAAAGCTGATAAAAATGGGGATAGATCCAATCACTCACAAACCCATGAAGAACAATAATGAAGAAATGAAGGTGAAAAGTAATATGAATAATTCGACCCTTAGCCACATGGCTCAATGGGAAACAGCTCGACTCGAAGCAGAAGAAAGATTGGCTCGTCAACATAAGATTCAACcaattccttcttcttcttcag AAGGCCGAGTGGAGTCTCCAACTACATCGTCAACTGCCACCGAAAACTGCCAACATTTGGCCGGAGAGAGTGGTGTTGCGGATGATCTGCCGTCGTCGGGAAGTGGCAGCGCCGAGAGCAAGAATTATGGATGGCCGGACACCATTCTTGATGAATTTCTAAGATTCTGA